Within the Gordonia westfalica genome, the region GCGGTAGGTGTTGCGCCAGTCGTTCGGGTCGGCCTCCCACTCGGCCTTGACCTGCGCGAACAGCTCGTCGGCGGCGTCGCGTTCCATGCGGCCCGACGCGCGGTGCGGGAGGTTCGAGATGTCGAGCTCGCGGCCTTCCTCGGCAATCACCGCGGCGAGCTTCTGGTGTTCCAGACCCGCGCGCAGCGTCGCGTAGATCAGCCACGCACCGATGAGCGGCAGGGCGATGACGCCCAGTCCCAGTCCGATTCCGGCGGCGGTACCCGTCGCGATCAGCTGGAAGCCGCGCCAGCCGAGCAGGACGAAGTAGACGACGAGCGCGACGACGAGGAATCCGATCATCCAGATGATCGGGCGCGCATCCTTCTTCTTCGGCCCCAGCTGCGGTGCGCCACCCTCGGTGTCGCCGGTGTGGTTGCCGCCGTCGTGAGTTCCGCCGTCGTGAGTTCCGCCGTCGTGAGTTCCGCCGTCGTGCGTGCCGTCATCGACCATGGGGATCAGAGGTCCATCAGTTCTTCGAGTCCCACGGTGAGCCCAGGCTGGTCGCCGATCTTGCGCACACCCAGGAGCACTCCCGGCGCGAAGGACGAACGGTCCAGCGAGTCATGGCGGATCGTCAGCGTCTCACCGGTGGTACCCAACAGCACTTCCTGGTGGGCGACGAGGCCGGCCAGGCGCACCGAGTGGACGCGCACACCGTCGACCACGGCCCCGCGGGCACCGTCGAGTTCTTCGGTGGTGGCATCCGGGCTCGGTCCGACGCCGGCGTCGGCACGTGCGCGGCCGATCAGCTCGGCGGTGCGGTAGGCGGTACCCGACGGCGCGTCGGCCTTCTGCGGGTGGTGGAGTTCGACGACCTCGACCGAGTCGTAGTACTTGGCGGCCTGCGCGGCGAAGCGCATCGACAACACCGCACCGATCGCGAAGTTCGGGGCGATCAGCACGCCGACGTTCGGGTTCTCGGCCAGCCAGCCGCGCACGGTCTCGAGGCGCTCCTCGGTGAAGCCGGTGGTCCCGACGACGGCGTGAATCCCGTTGGCGATGAGGTACTTCAGGTTGTCCATCACCACGTCGGGGTGGGTGAAGTCGACGACGACCCGGGTGTCGGTGTCGGAGAAGAACTCCAGCGAGTCACCCTTGTCGACGCCCACGGTGTAGGTGAGGTCGTCG harbors:
- the dapB gene encoding 4-hydroxy-tetrahydrodipicolinate reductase, producing MSGIKVGVLGSQGKVGQAIVTAVENADDLTYTVGVDKGDSLEFFSDTDTRVVVDFTHPDVVMDNLKYLIANGIHAVVGTTGFTEERLETVRGWLAENPNVGVLIAPNFAIGAVLSMRFAAQAAKYYDSVEVVELHHPQKADAPSGTAYRTAELIGRARADAGVGPSPDATTEELDGARGAVVDGVRVHSVRLAGLVAHQEVLLGTTGETLTIRHDSLDRSSFAPGVLLGVRKIGDQPGLTVGLEELMDL